One region of Thermococcus celericrescens genomic DNA includes:
- a CDS encoding DUF58 domain-containing protein, with translation MTTRSPLGTRYLWGLYGEELRIRAVPRVLREVSVIETRRKARISVPETSYSIRGPISTDFKEIRNYQTGDPMKLINWKATARMGEVLVNEFEREGKKTVLFIVDAREAMKIGKESESPYEHAMNLVASMAHRFLRQDYHVGLYLLGAGKFIPPATGPRQLHEIVRTMMSFERVQTGEERLDDAVERLRRILIQYTPLVVYVSNILEGTWAETRRGMLAVRAMGRGRTRPMVIDISVYPTLDPGTGTLMEMEKRTIMEDLEKTGAYVIRWLPGEEETGRIVTRLLGEIR, from the coding sequence GTGACCACAAGGAGTCCCCTCGGGACCCGCTATCTGTGGGGGCTCTACGGGGAGGAGCTGAGAATAAGGGCCGTTCCCAGGGTGCTGAGAGAGGTATCGGTGATTGAAACCCGGAGAAAGGCTAGAATAAGCGTCCCGGAGACGAGCTACTCCATAAGGGGACCCATCTCAACGGACTTCAAGGAGATAAGGAACTACCAGACGGGGGATCCGATGAAGCTCATAAACTGGAAGGCGACCGCGAGGATGGGGGAGGTGCTCGTCAACGAGTTCGAGAGGGAAGGAAAGAAGACCGTGCTCTTCATTGTGGACGCCCGGGAGGCGATGAAGATAGGAAAGGAGAGCGAGAGCCCCTACGAACACGCCATGAACCTCGTGGCCTCCATGGCCCACCGCTTCCTGAGACAGGATTACCACGTGGGGCTCTATCTGCTGGGAGCGGGAAAGTTCATCCCACCTGCCACAGGGCCCAGACAGCTCCACGAAATCGTTAGAACCATGATGAGCTTTGAAAGAGTCCAAACTGGGGAGGAAAGGCTTGACGACGCGGTGGAGAGGCTGAGGAGGATACTCATCCAGTACACCCCACTGGTGGTCTACGTCTCCAACATCCTGGAGGGAACGTGGGCCGAGACGAGGAGGGGAATGCTCGCCGTGAGGGCCATGGGGCGGGGCAGGACGAGGCCTATGGTGATAGACATCTCGGTCTATCCGACCCTCGACCCGGGGACCGGGACGCTGATGGAGATGGAGAAGAGGACGATAATGGAAGACCTGGAGAAAACCGGAGCCTACGTCATCCGCTGGCTGCCCGGCGAGGAGGAAACGGGCAGGATAGTAACCAGGCTTCTGGGGGAGATAAGATGA
- a CDS encoding PH domain-containing protein, translating to MGNNLPKSVLRHLEPNEDVLFTVRKKISVEKPKWLIITNRRIIYLDEKILGRYEIKAIPYQKLEEVTVELGVISSEFLIKGEENIRLKLGWMNKEQARNTINAIKDALNAIAVEPVTIEVKKGLTHETWVLKKPKEFVSRVVSAGTTIQHHPATAEKDDPLEKLKKLKELYDMGVISAEEYEEKRKKLLEQI from the coding sequence ATGGGCAACAACCTTCCAAAGTCCGTTTTGAGACACCTGGAGCCGAATGAGGATGTTCTGTTCACCGTCCGCAAGAAGATAAGCGTGGAGAAGCCGAAGTGGCTCATCATCACGAACAGGAGGATAATCTACCTCGACGAGAAGATACTCGGGAGGTACGAGATAAAGGCCATACCGTATCAGAAGCTCGAGGAAGTCACCGTTGAGCTGGGAGTCATATCCTCCGAGTTCCTCATAAAGGGCGAGGAGAACATAAGGCTCAAGCTCGGCTGGATGAACAAGGAGCAGGCGAGGAATACAATAAACGCCATAAAGGACGCCCTGAACGCGATAGCCGTCGAGCCCGTGACGATAGAGGTCAAGAAGGGCCTGACCCACGAAACGTGGGTTCTGAAGAAACCCAAGGAGTTCGTGAGCAGGGTCGTCTCGGCGGGAACCACCATCCAGCACCATCCTGCGACTGCTGAGAAAGATGACCCCCTGGAGAAGCTGAAGAAGCTCAAGGAGCTCTACGACATGGGCGTTATAAGCGCCGAAGAGTACGAAGAAAAGAGAAAGAAGCTTCTCGAGCAGATTTAA